A DNA window from Bacteroides cellulosilyticus contains the following coding sequences:
- a CDS encoding DUF3109 family protein, protein MIQIGDVVVSFDVLREKFICNLDACKGACCVEGDAGAPVELDEIEKLEEVLPVIWEELAPEARAVIEKHGVVYTDCEGDLVTSIVNNKDCVFTCYDEKGCCYCAIEKAYRDGKTDFYKPVSCHLYPIRVGNYGVYKAVNYNRWDVCKAAVLLGRKENLPVYRFLKEPLIRKFGEDWYAELELVAEEMKKQNLL, encoded by the coding sequence ATGATACAGATAGGTGATGTAGTGGTGAGCTTTGATGTGCTGCGTGAAAAGTTTATATGCAATCTGGATGCCTGCAAGGGTGCTTGTTGTGTTGAGGGAGATGCCGGGGCTCCGGTGGAACTGGATGAAATAGAAAAGCTGGAAGAAGTACTGCCTGTGATTTGGGAAGAACTTGCTCCCGAGGCACGTGCCGTTATAGAGAAACATGGTGTAGTGTATACTGATTGTGAGGGTGATTTGGTGACCTCCATTGTCAACAACAAGGATTGTGTTTTTACTTGTTATGATGAGAAAGGCTGTTGCTATTGCGCCATAGAGAAGGCTTACCGGGACGGAAAGACAGATTTCTACAAACCTGTTTCCTGTCATTTGTATCCGATCAGGGTAGGAAATTACGGAGTTTATAAGGCAGTGAATTATAACCGTTGGGATGTGTGTAAAGCCGCCGTATTGCTGGGGCGGAAAGAGAATCTGCCGGTATACAGGTTTCTGAAAGAACCGTTGATACGTAAGTTCGGTGAGGATTGGTATGCTGAACTGGAATTGGTGGCAGAAGAGATGAAGAAACAGAATCTGTTGTAA
- a CDS encoding WG repeat-containing protein gives MKRERLLVMVCLFALPCTQISAQGFLGKMKKAAEKVGVVEQKDEKQTEAQVEKPAVLPKQEEAATGYAVPHLTPATIWISGLAVHSDMECFSDDMLWVEDAETHLWGYINKKGERVIPCKYKGRYDQTCAFDHGYAVVTKEVNYKTRFFIIDKTGKETPLPETYSRVSDFKDGRALVRKMVNYKTSVIYIDTLGKEIYPGLARASKEYLDDSAVPRDFCDGLAAFFDAEKGLWGFYDRSGKLAITPVYKEVDDFSEGLAAVLVVDKELQKERWGFIDTAGNVMIEPAFKERPYRFSEGYVVVQTSNGLYQMIDKTGKPYGGEFNRLCPFKDGYAYARDDNRKVLLLDKDLKPVPGFSADFVMPQRDGLIELVFLEGLSAVGAGNDYRKIGGKAIIDPKGTVHIGQGKTNASIRNFFNGLAYCYARVKDDGSYVSGFVDKTGAYILAFDK, from the coding sequence ATGAAAAGAGAAAGATTATTGGTAATGGTATGTTTATTTGCGTTACCGTGTACGCAAATATCTGCCCAAGGTTTCTTAGGAAAGATGAAGAAAGCAGCTGAGAAAGTAGGGGTGGTAGAGCAAAAAGATGAAAAGCAAACCGAAGCGCAGGTTGAAAAGCCCGCCGTTCTGCCGAAGCAGGAAGAAGCGGCGACTGGCTACGCTGTACCCCATTTGACGCCCGCCACTATTTGGATAAGCGGATTGGCCGTACACTCTGATATGGAATGTTTCAGCGATGATATGTTGTGGGTAGAAGATGCCGAAACTCACCTTTGGGGATACATTAATAAGAAAGGAGAACGGGTGATACCTTGCAAGTATAAGGGACGGTATGATCAGACTTGTGCTTTCGATCACGGATATGCGGTTGTTACAAAGGAAGTAAATTATAAAACGCGTTTTTTCATTATTGATAAAACGGGTAAGGAAACTCCATTGCCTGAGACTTATTCCAGAGTGTCCGATTTTAAAGATGGCCGCGCGTTGGTTCGGAAGATGGTTAACTATAAAACGTCTGTAATCTATATTGATACATTGGGAAAGGAAATTTATCCCGGTTTGGCACGTGCCAGCAAAGAGTATCTGGATGATAGTGCCGTACCGCGCGATTTCTGTGATGGGTTGGCGGCTTTCTTTGATGCGGAAAAGGGGTTGTGGGGCTTTTATGATAGAAGCGGTAAGTTGGCGATAACTCCTGTGTATAAGGAAGTTGATGACTTTAGTGAAGGTCTGGCAGCTGTATTGGTAGTGGATAAGGAGTTGCAGAAAGAGCGCTGGGGATTTATAGACACTGCCGGAAATGTGATGATTGAGCCTGCTTTTAAGGAACGTCCATATCGTTTCAGTGAAGGGTATGTGGTTGTGCAGACGTCTAATGGATTGTATCAGATGATTGACAAAACCGGAAAACCGTATGGAGGTGAGTTCAACCGTTTGTGTCCCTTTAAAGATGGTTATGCATACGCCCGCGATGATAATCGCAAGGTATTGCTGCTTGATAAAGATCTGAAACCTGTGCCTGGTTTCAGTGCGGACTTTGTAATGCCGCAGCGTGACGGACTTATTGAACTGGTCTTCCTGGAGGGACTTTCTGCGGTTGGGGCAGGCAATGATTATCGCAAAATAGGCGGCAAGGCAATCATTGATCCGAAGGGAACTGTTCATATCGGGCAGGGAAAGACCAATGCCTCGATAAGGAACTTCTTTAATGGGCTGGCATATTGCTATGCTCGCGTAAAAGATGACGGTTCTTATGTGAGCGGCTTCGTGGATAAGACCGGGGCTTATATCCTGGCATTCGATAAATAG
- the gpmI gene encoding 2,3-bisphosphoglycerate-independent phosphoglycerate mutase produces MSKKALLMILDGWGIGDQGKDDVIFNTPTPYWDSLLTAYPHSQLQASGEDVGLPDGQMGNSEVGHLNIGAGRIVYQDLVKINRACADNSILKNPGIVAAFTYAKENGKNVHFMGLTSNGGVHSSFDHLFKLCDIAKEYGVDNTFVHCFMDGRDTDPKSGKGFIEELTAHCEKSAGKIASIVGRFYAMDRDKRWERVKVAYDLLVNGEGKVATDMVQAMQESYDEGVTDEFIKPIVNGNFDGTIKEGDVVIFFNYRNDRAKELTVVLTQQDMPEQGMHTIPGLQYYCMTPYDASFKGVHVLFDKENVQNTLGEYLAAQGKTQLHIAETEKYAHVTFFFNGGRETPYDAEERILVPSPKVATYDLKPEMSAYEVKDKLVEAINTQKFDFIVVNYANGDMVGHTGIYSAIEKAVKAIDECVKDTVEAAKANDYEVIIIADHGNADHALNEDGTPNTAHSLNPVPFVYVTENKNAKVENGVLADVAPSILHILGMAQPADMTGKDLIK; encoded by the coding sequence ATGAGTAAGAAAGCCCTTTTAATGATTCTTGATGGCTGGGGTATCGGCGATCAGGGGAAAGACGACGTGATTTTCAATACACCTACTCCGTACTGGGACAGTCTGCTGACAGCATATCCTCACTCACAGCTTCAGGCAAGCGGTGAAGACGTAGGTTTGCCCGACGGTCAGATGGGTAACTCGGAAGTAGGACACCTTAATATTGGCGCCGGACGTATCGTATACCAGGATCTGGTAAAGATTAACCGTGCATGTGCCGACAATAGCATTCTGAAGAACCCGGGAATCGTTGCCGCCTTCACTTATGCCAAAGAAAACGGTAAGAACGTTCACTTCATGGGATTGACTTCCAACGGTGGCGTACACAGCTCATTCGACCACTTATTCAAACTTTGCGATATTGCCAAAGAATATGGTGTGGATAATACTTTTGTTCACTGCTTCATGGATGGACGCGATACCGATCCGAAGAGTGGTAAGGGCTTTATTGAAGAACTGACTGCACATTGCGAAAAGTCAGCAGGTAAGATTGCTTCTATCGTAGGTCGTTTCTATGCAATGGATCGCGACAAACGCTGGGAACGTGTGAAAGTGGCTTATGACTTGCTGGTAAACGGCGAAGGTAAAGTAGCTACCGATATGGTTCAGGCTATGCAGGAATCTTATGACGAAGGTGTGACGGACGAATTCATCAAGCCGATTGTAAATGGTAACTTCGACGGAACCATTAAGGAAGGTGATGTAGTTATCTTCTTCAACTATCGTAACGACCGTGCGAAAGAGTTGACCGTAGTGCTGACTCAACAAGATATGCCGGAACAGGGTATGCACACCATTCCGGGCTTGCAATACTACTGCATGACTCCGTATGATGCATCTTTCAAAGGCGTACATGTTCTTTTCGATAAGGAAAATGTTCAGAATACATTGGGAGAATATCTGGCAGCTCAAGGCAAGACTCAATTGCACATTGCTGAAACGGAAAAGTATGCTCACGTAACTTTTTTCTTCAACGGTGGTCGTGAAACTCCGTATGACGCTGAAGAGCGCATCCTGGTTCCGTCTCCGAAAGTAGCGACTTACGACCTGAAACCGGAGATGAGTGCTTACGAAGTAAAGGATAAATTGGTGGAAGCTATCAACACTCAGAAGTTCGATTTCATTGTTGTGAACTACGCTAACGGTGATATGGTAGGACATACCGGTATTTATAGTGCTATCGAGAAAGCTGTAAAAGCTATTGACGAATGTGTGAAAGATACGGTAGAAGCAGCCAAAGCTAACGATTATGAAGTAATCATCATCGCTGACCACGGTAATGCAGACCATGCACTGAACGAAGACGGCACTCCGAACACTGCTCACTCTCTGAATCCGGTTCCTTTTGTTTATGTAACCGAGAACAAGAACGCTAAAGTTGAGAATGGTGTTTTGGCAGATGTTGCTCCTTCTATCCTTCACATTCTGGGTATGGCGCAGCCGGCTGATATGACAGGAAAAGACTTGATTAAGTAA
- a CDS encoding magnesium transporter CorA family protein, whose protein sequence is MRTYLYSEAGFIEKSQWMPNSWVNVECPDDNDFDFLTQELKVPESFLEDIADADERPRTETEGNWLLTILRIPMQSSQHGIPFITVPIGIITNNEIIVSVCYHKTELISDFIQHTRRKGIVVNNKLDLILRMIYSSAVWFLKYLKQINNDVANAEKELEKSIRNEDLLRLMKLQKTLVYFNTSIRGNEVMIGRLKNIFQDTDYLDMELLEDVVIELKQAYNTVNIYSDILTGTMDAFASIISNNVNAIMKRMTSLSITLMIPTLIASFYGMNVDIHLEGFPYAFIFIILISVILSAGTFIWFRKIKWF, encoded by the coding sequence ATGAGAACGTACCTTTATTCTGAAGCCGGCTTTATAGAAAAGTCGCAATGGATGCCCAATAGCTGGGTAAACGTTGAATGCCCCGATGACAATGATTTTGATTTCCTCACCCAAGAGTTGAAAGTTCCGGAATCTTTTTTGGAAGATATCGCCGATGCGGATGAACGCCCGCGTACGGAAACGGAAGGCAACTGGTTGCTCACCATCCTGCGTATCCCGATGCAAAGCAGTCAGCATGGCATTCCCTTTATCACCGTGCCAATAGGCATCATTACCAATAATGAAATTATCGTATCGGTATGTTACCACAAGACTGAACTCATCTCGGATTTTATCCAACATACACGTCGCAAAGGTATCGTAGTGAACAATAAGCTGGACTTGATCCTGCGGATGATTTATTCTTCCGCTGTCTGGTTTTTGAAGTATCTGAAACAGATAAACAATGATGTAGCCAATGCGGAAAAAGAGTTGGAGAAAAGTATCCGCAATGAAGACTTGCTCCGTCTGATGAAGTTGCAAAAAACCCTTGTCTACTTCAACACTTCCATCCGCGGAAATGAAGTGATGATCGGGCGATTGAAGAATATCTTCCAGGATACCGACTATCTGGATATGGAGCTGTTGGAGGATGTAGTCATTGAACTAAAACAGGCATACAATACCGTAAACATTTACAGCGACATCCTGACAGGAACGATGGATGCTTTTGCCTCCATTATTTCCAACAACGTCAATGCTATCATGAAACGCATGACGAGCCTTTCCATCACGCTCATGATACCGACACTGATAGCCAGTTTCTACGGCATGAACGTGGATATTCACCTGGAAGGTTTCCCGTATGCTTTCATATTCATTATCCTGATCTCCGTAATATTATCGGCAGGAACATTTATCTGGTTCAGGAAGATTAAGTGGTTCTAA
- a CDS encoding type II toxin-antitoxin system HicB family antitoxin produces MSPDVHGRIAALAQEAGTTINGYIKQALENQLKMAH; encoded by the coding sequence ATTTCTCCGGATGTTCACGGAAGAATAGCTGCTCTTGCACAAGAAGCCGGGACTACGATTAATGGTTATATCAAACAAGCCTTAGAAAATCAACTGAAGATGGCCCATTAG